From a region of the Neobacillus niacini genome:
- the trmB gene encoding tRNA (guanosine(46)-N7)-methyltransferase TrmB has translation MRLRNKPWAKEMIENHPQYIVANPENYKGKWHEVFHNEQPLHIEVGTGKGRFVTEMAKAHPDINYIGIELYDSVIVAALDRLIEADLPNLRLLNVNASELNKYFEKNDVDRVYLNFSDPWPKTRHEKRRLTYKDFLKLYENIMVDKGEIHFKTDNQGLFEYSLKSFSEYGLLLTFLSLDLHKSDFEGNIMTEYEQKFSEAGNRIYRCEVKYQN, from the coding sequence ATGAGACTTAGGAATAAACCTTGGGCGAAGGAAATGATTGAGAACCATCCACAATATATTGTTGCGAATCCCGAAAATTATAAAGGAAAGTGGCATGAAGTTTTTCATAATGAACAGCCTCTTCATATAGAAGTCGGTACAGGTAAAGGCCGCTTTGTGACAGAAATGGCCAAGGCTCATCCTGATATTAATTATATAGGTATAGAACTTTACGATTCCGTTATTGTTGCTGCTTTAGATCGATTAATTGAAGCCGATTTACCAAATTTAAGATTACTCAATGTCAATGCCAGTGAATTAAATAAATATTTTGAAAAAAATGATGTGGATAGAGTGTATCTTAATTTCTCCGACCCATGGCCAAAGACCCGCCATGAAAAAAGAAGGCTGACCTATAAGGACTTCTTGAAGCTTTACGAAAACATAATGGTTGATAAAGGAGAAATCCATTTTAAAACCGATAATCAAGGCTTATTTGAATATTCATTGAAAAGTTTTTCCGAGTATGGGTTATTATTAACTTTCCTTAGCCTTGACCTTCATAAAAGTGATTTTGAAGGAAATATCATGACAGAGTATGAACAAAAGTTCTCCGAAGCGGGTAATCGAATTTACCGTTGTGAAGTAAAATATCAAAACTAA
- a CDS encoding phosphotransferase family protein, with product MEHILGQEWEIVPAGGATGEAFYASYEDQRLFLKRNSSPFLAVLSAEGIVPKLVWTKRLENGDVITAQQWLPGRELKPHDMNHERVARMLRKIHRSEPMVGMLSRLEKQPLQPDAIFQSVVVDLDEEVLSLPVVKKTLNFLLNEVANVVSNEKVVCHGDVNHNNWLLTEDNQLYLIDWDGAMIADPAIDLGMLLYWYIPEDNWNSWLAMYGKPLTENLKLRMKWYVALQTLSSIQFYKNKDRIQEMDKWIAFLDELL from the coding sequence TTGGAACATATATTAGGACAAGAATGGGAGATTGTCCCTGCGGGGGGCGCAACGGGAGAAGCCTTTTATGCTAGCTACGAGGACCAAAGGCTTTTTCTAAAACGCAATTCCTCTCCTTTTCTAGCAGTACTATCTGCAGAAGGAATCGTCCCAAAGCTTGTTTGGACAAAGCGATTGGAAAACGGAGATGTGATTACAGCACAGCAATGGCTGCCTGGACGGGAGTTAAAGCCGCATGATATGAATCATGAACGTGTGGCCAGGATGTTAAGGAAGATTCATCGCTCCGAACCAATGGTAGGGATGTTAAGCAGACTTGAAAAGCAGCCTTTACAGCCAGATGCAATTTTTCAATCTGTTGTCGTTGATTTGGATGAAGAAGTGTTATCTTTACCGGTTGTAAAAAAAACGCTGAATTTTCTCTTAAATGAAGTAGCAAATGTCGTCAGTAATGAGAAGGTCGTTTGTCATGGTGATGTTAACCATAACAACTGGCTGCTTACTGAAGACAACCAGTTGTATTTAATTGACTGGGATGGTGCGATGATCGCAGACCCAGCGATTGATCTTGGGATGCTGCTTTATTGGTACATTCCGGAAGATAATTGGAATAGCTGGTTAGCGATGTATGGAAAACCGTTAACGGAAAACTTAAAACTTAGAATGAAATGGTATGTGGCACTTCAAACACTGTCTTCGATACAATTTTACAAAAACAAAGACCGTATTCAGGAAATGGATAAATGGATTGCTTTTTTAGATGAGCTTTTGTAA
- the dat gene encoding D-amino-acid transaminase — translation MEFALLNGSIIERSEAKVDVEDRGYQFGDGVYEVIRIYNGKMFTATEHLKRFFKSAESIGISIPFTDLQLKEILQELLIKNNLETGNIYMQVTRGTAPRNHLFPTENVVPTLVAYTIKGVRPLDSLKSGVKAILTEDIRWLRCDIKSLNLLGNLLAKQKASEQGCFEAIQHRGQDVTEGSSSNIFIVKDGTVITHESNHLILKGITRDVILDLCTKNNIPVQERTFTLSEIESADEVFLSSTTAEVMPVIEIGGKKINSGIPGPLTRKLQDLFKLEIEKQCGVLVDNIL, via the coding sequence ATGGAATTCGCTTTATTAAATGGCTCCATTATTGAGCGTTCAGAAGCCAAGGTGGATGTGGAGGACCGTGGTTATCAGTTTGGTGATGGTGTGTACGAAGTAATTCGTATCTATAATGGAAAAATGTTTACGGCAACAGAACATCTTAAAAGATTCTTTAAAAGTGCTGAAAGTATAGGGATTTCAATACCGTTTACGGATCTGCAGTTAAAAGAAATTTTACAGGAACTCCTTATTAAAAACAATCTAGAAACAGGAAACATATATATGCAAGTAACGAGGGGAACTGCACCTCGAAATCACTTATTTCCAACTGAAAATGTAGTGCCAACACTTGTAGCATATACGATAAAAGGCGTTAGACCTCTGGATAGTTTGAAATCGGGAGTAAAAGCAATCTTAACGGAAGATATTCGCTGGCTTCGCTGTGATATAAAAAGTTTAAATTTACTTGGTAATCTCTTAGCTAAACAAAAAGCGAGCGAGCAAGGCTGTTTTGAAGCTATTCAGCACCGCGGTCAGGATGTAACAGAAGGCAGTTCCTCTAATATCTTTATTGTCAAAGATGGGACAGTCATTACCCATGAATCGAACCACTTAATATTAAAAGGAATCACAAGAGATGTTATTTTAGATCTCTGTACCAAAAATAATATTCCTGTGCAAGAACGGACATTTACATTGTCTGAAATCGAGAGTGCTGATGAGGTATTCTTATCAAGTACAACAGCCGAAGTAATGCCGGTAATTGAAATTGGCGGCAAGAAAATTAACTCCGGAATTCCTGGACCTCTCACTCGAAAATTGCAGGATTTATTCAAATTAGAAATCGAAAAACAATGTGGAGTCCTTGTTGATAACATTTTGTAA
- a CDS encoding YtzH-like family protein, with the protein MPLNHQDQVSLLKDILNNHQTDCCGSVSECEQLERLVKSLMVNTQIDQNVKSILQEVYNYSQYGAQTADLDEHILSNQGNLSQWVSNIDSYS; encoded by the coding sequence ATGCCATTAAATCATCAGGACCAGGTTTCATTACTAAAAGATATATTAAATAATCATCAAACCGATTGCTGTGGGTCTGTTTCAGAATGTGAACAATTGGAACGATTAGTAAAATCTCTAATGGTGAACACACAGATTGATCAAAATGTTAAAAGCATTTTGCAGGAGGTATATAATTACAGTCAGTATGGTGCTCAAACTGCTGACCTAGATGAGCATATTCTTTCTAATCAAGGTAACTTATCCCAATGGGTATCTAATATAGACAGTTATTCCTGA
- the thpR gene encoding RNA 2',3'-cyclic phosphodiesterase, with amino-acid sequence MNKQTHFFFAIKIPQETKLIMKENNEKLKEILPFSRWVHHDDLHITLAFLGNAPSEKLTSAMGKVHGTLSGSKGFILEINKLGIFGKLDSPRIFWADTKESNDLQMVRKKVFTACLDAGFQLETRPFKPHITLARKWAGDQPFQKNLLQIWDELQPEPLSFKVSEVVLYQTHLDKTPKYEEKTIYKLE; translated from the coding sequence ATGAACAAGCAAACACATTTTTTCTTTGCGATAAAAATACCACAAGAAACAAAGCTGATTATGAAAGAGAATAATGAGAAGTTAAAAGAAATTCTCCCCTTTAGCCGATGGGTTCACCATGATGATTTGCATATTACATTGGCTTTTCTCGGAAATGCCCCTTCGGAAAAACTTACGAGTGCGATGGGAAAAGTTCACGGAACATTAAGCGGGTCAAAAGGATTTATATTGGAAATAAACAAGCTCGGAATCTTTGGGAAACTAGATTCTCCACGTATTTTTTGGGCAGATACAAAGGAGAGTAATGATTTACAGATGGTTAGGAAAAAAGTTTTCACGGCATGCTTAGATGCGGGTTTTCAACTTGAAACAAGACCCTTTAAACCTCACATCACCCTTGCGCGTAAATGGGCGGGGGACCAACCTTTTCAAAAAAATCTCCTTCAAATCTGGGATGAACTTCAGCCCGAGCCGCTCTCATTTAAAGTGAGTGAAGTAGTTTTATATCAAACACATCTTGATAAAACACCAAAATACGAGGAAAAAACCATTTACAAATTGGAATAA
- a CDS encoding PepSY domain-containing protein has product MNWKSFFLGAAVGVISGYAVKEIISQKTYVSPEKVLENVKKQFNQNGPISGSWIHMVTEPFEKHQITYQVYKGGISKSQNGVNEQFEFIADASTGTLLDVKSTTEPAL; this is encoded by the coding sequence ATGAACTGGAAATCATTTTTCCTTGGTGCAGCAGTTGGTGTAATCAGCGGCTATGCAGTAAAGGAAATCATTTCACAAAAAACATATGTTTCCCCTGAAAAAGTTTTGGAAAACGTAAAAAAACAATTTAACCAAAATGGACCGATTAGCGGCTCTTGGATACATATGGTAACAGAGCCTTTTGAGAAGCACCAAATTACCTATCAAGTTTATAAGGGTGGAATTTCTAAAAGTCAAAATGGAGTTAATGAACAGTTCGAATTCATTGCCGACGCGTCGACAGGAACCCTTCTAGATGTAAAGTCCACAACAGAGCCTGCCCTTTAA
- a CDS encoding diacylglycerol/lipid kinase family protein: MKQIYFIINPKARNGYCLNVWGKVETKLMEDKIPYFAFFTEYPGHAIKLASQIAASNHEQKVMIAVGGDGTMHEVLNGIVEYNNITLGFVPGGSGNDFSRGFDIPSDPEEALSVILRLIKKEAAIIDIGKVTMKDDSQAYFINNMGAGFDALISYEVNHSKVKAWLNKLSLGRLVYVYFLLKKLFSYNCTTIDLSIDGRRHILEKTWFVTVSNQPYYGGGMMIAPKAHPADGLLDITVVHNLSKLKLLLVFISVFWGKHIQFKEVKTFKGRMVSIQSSSSLYVHADGENLGYTPLNIHIQTKTLKVLTRVGSMRETDLKERDSNELQ; this comes from the coding sequence ATGAAACAAATCTACTTTATTATCAATCCAAAAGCGAGAAATGGCTACTGTTTAAATGTTTGGGGAAAAGTTGAGACAAAACTAATGGAGGATAAAATCCCTTACTTTGCTTTCTTTACAGAGTACCCTGGTCATGCAATCAAACTAGCGTCACAAATTGCTGCAAGTAATCATGAGCAAAAAGTCATGATTGCCGTTGGCGGGGACGGAACCATGCACGAAGTCTTAAATGGGATTGTAGAATATAACAATATTACTCTTGGTTTTGTTCCTGGAGGCTCTGGAAATGACTTTTCTAGAGGCTTTGATATCCCCTCAGACCCAGAAGAAGCTTTATCGGTCATTCTTCGGCTGATAAAAAAGGAAGCAGCAATCATTGATATTGGAAAAGTCACAATGAAGGATGATTCTCAAGCTTATTTCATCAATAATATGGGTGCTGGGTTTGATGCATTAATTTCCTATGAGGTAAATCATTCTAAAGTCAAAGCTTGGCTAAATAAACTGTCTTTAGGCAGGCTGGTATACGTGTATTTTTTACTAAAAAAACTATTTTCTTATAATTGCACAACAATTGATTTATCAATTGACGGCAGAAGGCATATACTTGAAAAAACATGGTTTGTAACTGTTTCCAATCAACCCTATTATGGTGGAGGAATGATGATTGCACCTAAGGCGCACCCAGCTGATGGTCTCTTAGATATTACAGTAGTTCATAATTTATCAAAGTTGAAGCTATTATTGGTTTTTATTAGTGTATTTTGGGGTAAGCACATTCAGTTTAAAGAGGTAAAAACCTTTAAGGGACGAATGGTTTCAATTCAATCCTCTTCTTCCTTGTATGTCCATGCGGATGGCGAGAATCTAGGTTACACTCCCTTAAATATCCATATTCAAACAAAAACACTAAAAGTTTTAACGAGGGTGGGAAGTATGCGAGAAACTGATCTGAAAGAGAGGGACTCGAATGAACTCCAATGA
- a CDS encoding DUF84 family protein, translated as MKIVIGSNNPAKVAAVKSAFHYQQTEFLSLDIHSGVSEQPYTDEETIKGAINRAVGALEQGNGDIGIGLEGGVQETSYGLLLCNWGALASKDMEPIIAGGARFLLPTEIAERLRAGEELGPIMDDFAKKENVRKNEGAVGIFTNGLINRSEMFSHIMNLLVGQYHYKKPLGSKMSCY; from the coding sequence ATGAAAATAGTAATAGGGTCAAATAACCCTGCAAAAGTAGCCGCTGTAAAAAGTGCTTTTCATTATCAACAAACGGAATTTCTTTCATTAGATATCCACTCGGGTGTCAGTGAACAGCCATACACAGACGAAGAGACAATAAAGGGTGCCATCAATCGTGCTGTTGGTGCTTTGGAACAGGGAAATGGAGATATTGGAATCGGACTGGAAGGCGGTGTCCAAGAGACTTCTTATGGTCTGCTGCTGTGTAATTGGGGAGCCCTAGCCTCGAAAGATATGGAACCAATTATTGCTGGAGGTGCCCGGTTTTTACTTCCTACGGAGATTGCAGAACGATTAAGAGCCGGAGAAGAACTTGGACCAATCATGGATGACTTTGCAAAAAAAGAAAATGTTCGAAAAAATGAAGGTGCAGTTGGTATTTTTACAAATGGATTAATCAACCGTTCAGAGATGTTTTCACATATAATGAACCTCCTAGTTGGTCAATATCACTATAAAAAGCCGCTAGGAAGTAAAATGAGCTGCTACTAA
- the pepV gene encoding dipeptidase PepV, translated as MAKINWKDEVEKRKDLLIKDTQNLLHIKSLLDEENTYPDAPLGQGVKEALDFLLNLGEEDGFTSKNVGNIAGHLEFGKGEELLGILCHVDVVPEGEGWTSDPFAAEIRDGKIFARGAIDDKGPTMAAYYAMKIVKDLGLPLKKRVRMIIGTDEESDWRCVEHYFEHEEMPTLGFAPDADFPIINAEKGIADMDIVQRIPVEEAEKVNIEVISFTSGKRYNMVPDHATVTLNITGNQMDVVQRFTDFMKRHQLEHHSHVKNGELTLEVKGVSAHGMEPKKGINAGLFLAEFLSKLDLNSTASAYFKFVSHYFHNDSRGVNLGVAYSDDVSGELTINPGKLLYTRQSGGSIGLTCRYPVTNKMEETKEKLVQLLLEKGFSIEKFKDTKPHYVDENEFLIQTLKKVYEEHTRENAYLIAIGGGTYARSLKSGVAFGPLFPGRPDIAHQKDEYIEIDDLVKATAIYAQAIYELAK; from the coding sequence TTGGCGAAGATTAATTGGAAGGATGAAGTAGAAAAGAGAAAAGATCTTCTAATAAAAGACACACAAAATTTATTACATATTAAGAGTCTGTTAGACGAAGAAAATACATATCCAGATGCACCGCTTGGGCAAGGTGTCAAAGAAGCATTAGATTTCTTGCTGAATCTCGGTGAAGAGGATGGGTTTACTTCGAAGAATGTGGGGAATATAGCTGGACATCTAGAATTTGGAAAAGGCGAGGAGCTGCTAGGAATTCTCTGTCATGTTGATGTGGTTCCAGAAGGTGAAGGCTGGACGAGTGACCCTTTTGCTGCTGAAATACGTGATGGTAAAATATTTGCTCGTGGTGCCATTGATGACAAGGGACCAACCATGGCCGCTTACTACGCAATGAAAATAGTAAAGGATCTCGGGCTTCCTCTAAAGAAGCGTGTCAGGATGATTATTGGAACAGATGAAGAAAGTGACTGGAGATGTGTAGAGCATTACTTTGAACATGAAGAAATGCCCACTCTAGGTTTTGCGCCTGATGCTGACTTTCCTATTATAAATGCGGAAAAAGGTATTGCCGATATGGATATCGTTCAGAGAATACCAGTAGAAGAAGCAGAAAAAGTAAACATTGAGGTTATTAGCTTTACTTCAGGTAAACGGTACAACATGGTTCCCGACCATGCGACAGTAACATTAAACATCACTGGAAACCAAATGGATGTTGTTCAGAGGTTCACCGATTTTATGAAACGACATCAATTGGAACACCATTCACATGTTAAAAACGGTGAATTAACTCTGGAAGTGAAAGGAGTATCCGCACATGGAATGGAGCCCAAAAAGGGAATTAATGCAGGTCTATTTCTAGCAGAATTTCTTTCAAAGTTAGATCTAAATTCTACTGCTTCAGCTTATTTCAAATTTGTTTCTCACTATTTTCATAATGACTCCAGAGGTGTAAACCTTGGTGTAGCCTATTCAGATGATGTTTCAGGAGAATTAACCATTAATCCTGGAAAACTTCTATACACCCGTCAATCCGGTGGAAGCATAGGGTTGACCTGTAGATATCCAGTCACCAACAAAATGGAAGAAACGAAAGAGAAGCTTGTTCAGCTATTATTGGAAAAAGGCTTTTCAATTGAAAAGTTTAAAGATACTAAACCGCATTATGTCGATGAAAATGAATTTTTAATTCAAACCTTGAAAAAAGTTTATGAAGAACATACGAGAGAAAATGCCTATTTAATAGCAATAGGCGGAGGGACATATGCACGTTCATTAAAAAGTGGAGTTGCGTTTGGTCCTTTATTTCCGGGTAGACCGGACATTGCCCACCAAAAAGATGAATATATTGAAATTGATGACTTAGTAAAAGCAACCGCTATTTACGCACAAGCAATTTATGAATTGGCTAAATAA
- a CDS encoding YtnP family quorum-quenching lactonase — METLLIGRVKLTWLSGGVTNLDGGAMFGVVPKALWSKRYPPNDKNLIELPTDPILIQMDGKNILVEAGLGKGKLSEKQLRNFGVTAESDVESSLQQLGLTPEDIDYVLMTHLHNDHVGGLTKLEDGVYKSVFPNAKIITTTIEWDEMRNPNIRSKSTYWKENWEPIQAQVIPFDEKWSLGAISMYHTCGHSNGHSILVIEDEGEMAIHMADLMPTHAHKNPLWVMAYDDYPMDSIAAKEKWSTYAADKDVWFTFYHDAFYRAVKWGTDGDILNSIKRVK; from the coding sequence ATGGAGACTTTACTAATTGGCAGAGTTAAGCTTACGTGGTTATCAGGTGGTGTTACAAACCTAGATGGCGGCGCTATGTTTGGTGTTGTTCCTAAGGCTTTATGGTCGAAGAGGTATCCGCCAAATGACAAAAATCTGATTGAACTTCCTACAGATCCAATCTTAATCCAAATGGATGGCAAGAATATTTTAGTAGAAGCAGGACTTGGAAAGGGAAAATTATCGGAAAAACAACTTCGGAATTTTGGTGTTACAGCTGAATCGGACGTAGAGAGTTCATTACAACAGTTAGGGTTAACTCCAGAGGATATTGATTATGTATTAATGACTCATTTGCACAATGATCACGTTGGCGGACTGACAAAGTTGGAAGATGGGGTTTATAAATCAGTCTTTCCTAATGCTAAGATCATTACCACAACTATTGAATGGGATGAAATGAGAAACCCAAATATACGATCAAAAAGTACATACTGGAAAGAAAATTGGGAACCCATCCAAGCGCAAGTGATTCCATTTGATGAAAAATGGAGTTTAGGGGCTATTAGCATGTATCATACTTGCGGTCACAGTAATGGACATTCGATCCTTGTTATTGAGGATGAAGGCGAGATGGCTATCCACATGGCAGACTTAATGCCAACGCATGCTCATAAGAACCCATTATGGGTCATGGCCTATGACGATTATCCAATGGACTCTATCGCTGCGAAAGAGAAATGGAGTACCTATGCTGCCGATAAAGATGTATGGTTTACTTTTTACCATGATGCCTTTTATCGCGCTGTAAAATGGGGAACTGACGGTGATATTCTAAACAGTATAAAGAGGGTTAAATAA
- the pulA gene encoding type I pullulanase: protein MNSNERIFLAYLDEMDIITILLPLSYHQGLSSTFSITDESQRVRTLQIIKKQQIENHNKYICRLAEEISFGHPHWVIDEHGGRTDLQIGAVIRTPAFDNRFFYDGNDLGVKCSANQTQFKLWAPTATQVKLKLRNPNSSFSEILKMKREAKGVWSITVNADLELYQYTFLILVNQEWRESVDPYAVAVTANGELGVIVKLEKTRREKVMLPPFENPVDAIIYETHIRDFTIHPNSGVKHKGLYLGASELNTKGKESEPTGLSYVKDLGITHIEFLPFNDFAGVDEVEPHKDYNWGYNPIHFNVPEGSYSTNPSDPYARIIELKQLIDAIHEQGIRVIMDVVYNHVYIRETSSFEKVVPGYYFRHNELGFPSNGTGVGNDIASERKMVRKFIVDSIRFWMEEYHIDGFRFDLMGILDVETMKEVRKTCDSIQEGTLIIGEGWNLNTPLPIDKKAIIRNQSKLPDIGQFNDKFRDTVKGSTFNLYDKGYVLGNEHYYEGAIDVITGSIGFNQEAGGLLTEPSQSVNYAECHDNHTIWDKLTSCLPDSDHALHMKYHRLATGLVLLSQGIPFLHSGQEFFRTKRGDGNSYKSPDHINQLDWDRKHLYKDNVDYIKGLIKIRKELPCFRMKSADEIRANTLILPMPAPLIGISFQIQSNEINQVLLLINPLRKKQSIDIPDGTWTVIANDKIAEIYSKQKVQGTEMVLEPVCLTILAKK from the coding sequence ATGAACTCCAATGAACGTATTTTCCTAGCTTATTTAGATGAGATGGACATCATTACGATTCTTCTTCCACTTTCCTATCATCAAGGTTTGTCTTCCACTTTCTCGATCACTGACGAATCACAACGTGTTAGAACTTTGCAAATTATCAAGAAGCAGCAAATTGAAAATCATAATAAATATATTTGTCGGCTTGCTGAGGAAATTTCTTTTGGGCATCCCCATTGGGTAATAGATGAACATGGTGGAAGAACAGATCTTCAAATAGGTGCAGTGATTCGAACACCTGCATTTGATAATCGCTTTTTCTATGATGGAAATGACCTTGGCGTGAAATGCAGTGCTAATCAAACGCAATTTAAACTTTGGGCACCTACCGCCACACAAGTAAAATTAAAATTACGAAATCCAAACAGTTCTTTTTCCGAAATTCTCAAGATGAAACGTGAAGCTAAAGGTGTTTGGTCAATAACGGTTAACGCTGATTTAGAACTTTATCAATATACCTTCCTAATCCTTGTAAACCAAGAGTGGAGAGAATCAGTAGATCCTTATGCTGTTGCTGTCACAGCGAATGGGGAACTCGGAGTTATTGTAAAGCTAGAGAAAACCCGGAGGGAAAAGGTCATGTTACCCCCCTTTGAAAATCCGGTTGACGCGATTATTTACGAAACACATATCAGGGATTTCACCATCCATCCAAATAGCGGTGTTAAACATAAAGGACTCTATTTAGGAGCAAGTGAGCTAAATACAAAAGGGAAAGAAAGTGAGCCAACGGGGCTCTCCTATGTAAAAGATTTAGGAATTACTCATATTGAATTTCTGCCATTCAATGATTTTGCAGGGGTAGATGAAGTGGAACCACATAAAGATTATAACTGGGGATATAACCCGATACACTTTAATGTTCCTGAGGGATCCTATTCCACAAATCCATCCGATCCATATGCCAGAATCATTGAATTGAAGCAATTAATTGATGCGATTCACGAGCAGGGAATAAGAGTGATCATGGATGTAGTTTACAATCATGTCTACATTCGCGAAACTTCTTCCTTTGAGAAAGTCGTTCCAGGTTATTACTTTCGCCATAATGAGCTTGGCTTCCCATCGAATGGTACAGGAGTTGGAAATGATATTGCCTCAGAGAGGAAAATGGTGAGAAAGTTTATCGTTGATTCCATCCGTTTTTGGATGGAGGAATATCATATTGATGGGTTTCGTTTCGACCTAATGGGGATTTTGGATGTTGAAACCATGAAGGAAGTTAGGAAGACATGTGATAGCATTCAAGAGGGAACCCTGATAATCGGAGAAGGCTGGAACCTTAATACCCCGCTTCCCATTGATAAAAAAGCAATTATTCGAAATCAATCAAAGCTTCCTGACATCGGTCAATTTAATGATAAATTTCGCGATACGGTAAAGGGCAGTACTTTTAATTTGTATGATAAAGGGTACGTATTAGGTAATGAGCATTATTATGAAGGCGCTATCGATGTCATTACCGGAAGCATTGGATTCAATCAAGAAGCTGGAGGTCTTTTAACTGAACCATCTCAGTCGGTAAATTATGCTGAATGCCATGACAATCATACGATATGGGATAAACTTACTTCTTGCCTCCCAGATTCAGACCATGCTCTTCATATGAAATATCACCGGCTGGCAACAGGTCTTGTACTATTATCTCAAGGAATTCCTTTTCTGCACAGTGGTCAGGAATTCTTCCGGACAAAACGAGGCGATGGGAATAGTTATAAATCACCAGATCATATTAACCAGCTCGATTGGGATCGAAAACATCTTTATAAGGACAATGTTGACTATATAAAGGGATTGATAAAAATCCGTAAAGAGTTACCTTGTTTTCGAATGAAAAGTGCTGATGAAATCCGAGCAAATACTCTTATTTTACCAATGCCGGCGCCTCTGATTGGAATTTCCTTTCAGATTCAGAGTAATGAAATCAATCAGGTGCTTTTACTCATCAACCCCCTAAGGAAGAAACAATCAATCGATATTCCGGATGGAACCTGGACAGTAATTGCCAATGATAAAATAGCGGAAATTTATTCCAAGCAGAAGGTTCAAGGAACAGAAATGGTACTAGAACCAGTTTGCTTAACCATTTTAGCAAAAAAATAG
- a CDS encoding M42 family metallopeptidase: protein MNEQTLNLFKTLTELPGAPGNEHLVRNFMKEQLSQYADEIIQDKLGSIFGVKKGSQNGPRIMVAGHMDEVGFMVTAITDNGMLRFQPLGGWWSQVLLAQRVQVMTNNGPVIGVVGSIPPHLLDEAKRNKPMEMKNMLIDIGADDREDAERIGIRPGQAILPICPFTPMANEKKILAKAWDNRYGCGLAIELLQELKDETLPNTLYSGATVQEEVGLRGAQTAANMINPDIFFALDASPANDMSGSKSEFGQLGKGALLRILDKSMVTHRGMREFILDTAETNKIPYQYFVSQGGTDAGRVHQSNEGVPSGVIGICSRYIHTHASIIHIDDYAAAKELIVKLVKACDQTTVDTIKANS from the coding sequence TTGAATGAGCAAACATTAAATTTATTCAAAACTTTAACAGAACTCCCAGGAGCACCTGGAAATGAGCATTTAGTTAGAAACTTCATGAAAGAGCAATTATCTCAATATGCAGATGAAATAATCCAGGACAAATTAGGCAGTATTTTCGGAGTCAAAAAAGGTAGTCAAAATGGACCAAGAATTATGGTTGCCGGTCATATGGACGAAGTTGGTTTTATGGTAACGGCGATTACGGATAATGGCATGCTTAGGTTTCAACCGCTAGGAGGCTGGTGGAGTCAGGTCCTATTGGCTCAGCGTGTTCAGGTCATGACCAATAATGGACCAGTTATTGGTGTCGTAGGATCAATTCCTCCTCATCTATTGGATGAGGCTAAACGAAACAAACCAATGGAAATGAAAAATATGCTAATCGATATTGGTGCAGACGATCGTGAGGACGCAGAACGAATTGGAATTAGACCGGGCCAGGCAATCCTGCCGATTTGTCCATTTACACCAATGGCGAACGAAAAGAAAATACTTGCAAAGGCTTGGGATAACCGCTATGGATGTGGGCTTGCGATCGAATTGCTTCAAGAGCTAAAAGATGAAACCTTGCCTAATACTCTCTATTCAGGTGCAACAGTCCAAGAGGAAGTAGGCCTGCGCGGCGCACAAACAGCTGCTAATATGATTAATCCAGATATCTTTTTTGCGTTAGACGCGAGTCCAGCGAACGATATGTCAGGAAGTAAATCAGAATTCGGTCAATTAGGAAAGGGAGCGCTCCTCCGGATTCTAGATAAATCAATGGTGACACACCGCGGAATGAGAGAGTTTATTCTTGATACCGCAGAAACAAATAAAATTCCTTATCAATATTTTGTTTCACAGGGCGGTACGGATGCAGGACGTGTTCACCAATCCAATGAAGGTGTCCCAAGCGGCGTAATCGGTATTTGTTCTCGCTACATTCATACACATGCTTCTATCATCCATATCGATGATTACGCAGCTGCCAAAGAACTAATCGTAAAGCTAGTTAAAGCTTGTGACCAAACAACAGTAGACACCATCAAAGCTAACAGCTAA